The following coding sequences are from one candidate division WOR-3 bacterium window:
- a CDS encoding T9SS type A sorting domain-containing protein: protein MKAILVLILMLATAVNAYSSIRDYQSAKIVSIIEDQDPLELLPNTSNEVYPYLPDLQSRPETPSGYNGEWGTDRLISNECCMENSIISLDYDNDGFLYVVLISKNSQYDTLKIYKSADQGVTWNRIVQFTPLVPYKIFDVEMRVNHTGSDPDIYFFMIDSFSVTNKRSLWFCTIDQPSMTSNWKEFPDTVTIFEKPLELSIDITDEAIPDIWCSYSRVTASNYGWASIRSSDAGVTWNVFSHSTNRGGRDPYISFGTDYVYEVCVYTNTSDSNAIRCCITDIGGGGDYIWVSDQNLQGRTRPCVASTRIAYRANRVEVLYEEIAVSGEIIKESFSNDAGQTWTLSQLWPMTGDAESVHPYVRSGWQTGVCSEFCAVAAIPGVFDSLVVAYNVDGNWTGRITVNEYKVTGEVTSQATVTLGGRAVVYRQYGSDNVWFDSNDNVAVEEIPSEVFLDWNITGQNNIVRVSFTLETPQSVTLKMYDVLGRNVLTEDFGKVSEGSHSYVLNAAEMSSGRYFVSVRAGDRNLSKPIVLF, encoded by the coding sequence ATCTTCCCGATTTGCAGAGCAGGCCAGAAACACCTTCCGGTTACAACGGAGAATGGGGGACGGACAGGCTGATATCGAATGAATGTTGCATGGAAAATTCAATAATTTCATTGGACTACGATAATGACGGTTTCCTGTATGTCGTCCTGATTTCGAAAAACAGCCAATATGACACTTTAAAAATATATAAATCCGCTGATCAGGGAGTAACGTGGAATAGGATAGTTCAGTTTACTCCTTTAGTTCCCTATAAGATATTTGACGTGGAAATGAGAGTGAATCACACAGGAAGTGATCCTGACATTTATTTTTTCATGATAGATTCTTTTTCAGTAACAAACAAGAGATCGCTTTGGTTCTGCACTATTGATCAACCATCAATGACTAGTAACTGGAAAGAGTTTCCGGACACAGTAACGATATTTGAAAAACCTCTCGAACTTTCGATTGACATCACCGACGAAGCGATACCCGATATCTGGTGCTCATATAGCCGCGTGACGGCGTCAAATTACGGTTGGGCTTCAATCCGCTCTTCCGACGCCGGAGTGACATGGAATGTTTTCAGCCACAGCACGAACAGGGGCGGAAGGGATCCATACATTTCTTTTGGGACTGATTATGTTTATGAGGTGTGCGTTTACACGAACACATCAGACAGCAATGCCATAAGGTGCTGTATCACTGATATTGGCGGTGGAGGAGATTATATATGGGTCTCTGATCAAAACCTTCAGGGAAGAACACGTCCCTGCGTTGCGAGCACGAGAATAGCATATCGTGCGAACAGGGTAGAAGTGCTCTATGAGGAGATTGCAGTTTCGGGGGAAATAATAAAAGAATCCTTCAGCAATGACGCCGGTCAGACTTGGACTTTGTCTCAACTATGGCCGATGACGGGTGATGCCGAGTCTGTTCATCCTTACGTCAGATCGGGTTGGCAGACGGGTGTATGCAGCGAATTTTGCGCTGTGGCAGCCATTCCGGGTGTTTTCGATTCTTTAGTTGTCGCTTACAATGTTGACGGGAACTGGACCGGCAGAATAACAGTAAACGAATACAAGGTGACCGGTGAAGTCACGTCTCAAGCTACTGTCACCTTAGGCGGAAGGGCTGTAGTATATCGTCAATACGGATCAGACAATGTTTGGTTTGACTCGAATGACAATGTCGCCGTTGAAGAAATCCCTTCTGAAGTCTTTCTGGATTGGAATATCACAGGACAGAATAATATTGTAAGGGTCAGTTTTACTCTTGAGACGCCGCAGTCAGTGACGTTGAAAATGTACGATGTTCTCGGCAGAAATGTCCTGACGGAAGATTTCGGGAAGGTTTCTGAGGGAAGTCATTCTTATGTCCTGAACGCAGCGGAGATGAGTTCGGGCAGGTATTTCGTCAGCGTAAGGGCAGGGGATCGGAATCTCTCAAAGCCTATTGTTCTTTTTTAG
- the lysM gene encoding peptidoglycan-binding protein LysM, with product MALLDFVKDAGKNLIKDAKQATLKPEDLANELKLHGFEIQDLKIGVDKEKVLVSGKAKSQEEREKAILCLGNIKGVAQIDDKIAIGKAEPESGYYTVKSGDTLSKISKEQYGDPNKYNTIFEANKPMLKDVNKIYPGQVLRIPKK from the coding sequence ATGGCGTTACTCGATTTTGTAAAAGACGCGGGTAAAAACCTTATCAAAGACGCAAAACAGGCGACTTTGAAACCCGAAGATTTGGCCAATGAATTGAAACTGCACGGATTTGAGATTCAGGATCTCAAGATCGGAGTCGACAAGGAAAAAGTCCTCGTTTCTGGAAAAGCAAAATCTCAGGAAGAAAGGGAAAAAGCCATTCTGTGTCTCGGAAACATAAAGGGCGTCGCTCAGATAGACGACAAGATCGCCATCGGTAAGGCCGAACCCGAATCGGGATATTATACTGTCAAATCCGGAGACACCCTTTCGAAAATCTCCAAGGAACAATACGGGGACCCGAACAAATACAACACAATCTTCGAGGCAAACAAACCCATGCTGAAAGACGTTAACAAGATATACCCGGGTCAGGTTCTCAGGATACCCAAAAAGTAA
- a CDS encoding DUF937 domain-containing protein: MGLLESILNSDASPLNKIGDKFGLSEQQTAEVVKLFLPALTEGIKKNVSQKGGLESLLGALANGNHDKYLNDANSLDSDNAISDGNGILGHVLKNKEVSKQLAKKTSEITGVDSKILEKMLPLAAGLAMGALKKQGGKSGIVSQLVGSAPAPSALDTVMSLLSGD; encoded by the coding sequence ATGGGATTGCTTGAATCGATTCTGAATTCCGATGCGTCACCTCTGAATAAAATCGGAGATAAATTCGGGCTCAGTGAACAGCAGACCGCGGAAGTGGTAAAATTGTTTCTACCTGCTTTAACAGAAGGTATTAAAAAAAATGTGTCCCAAAAAGGGGGACTGGAAAGTTTGCTCGGTGCGCTCGCCAACGGGAATCACGATAAATATCTGAACGACGCGAATTCGCTGGATTCAGACAATGCAATTTCGGACGGCAACGGGATCCTCGGTCATGTGCTTAAAAACAAAGAAGTCAGTAAACAACTTGCAAAAAAGACCTCTGAAATTACGGGGGTAGATTCAAAAATACTTGAAAAAATGCTGCCTCTGGCGGCAGGACTGGCGATGGGAGCGCTGAAAAAACAGGGAGGAAAATCGGGTATTGTTTCCCAGCTTGTAGGAAGTGCACCGGCGCCATCAGCCCTTGATACAGTTATGTCTTTATTGAGCGGAGATTAA
- a CDS encoding FG-GAP repeat protein, with product MKGIRLISYGTFKKLIVLLTLTFFAKDFVLFSSFDSDWTFSTKHIYANLGLSVTSVSSAGDVNGDGYDDIIAGVPYFMDEEPFEGAALVFYGSENGLSSSPDWLAESDLVEAKFGWAVSGAGDVNGDGYSDVIIGSPGYGDEQNDKGRVFIYYGSPEGLSETPDWTSEINQLEAFFGSSVSSAGDINKDGYSDIVAGSYNFSNYQEYEGGIFVYYGSSSGPSKNYDWSYESDQEWSNLGWSVSSAGDVNGDGFSDIIAGAPYFDFADEEFGSALVFYGTGSGLPSEPDWTAMPVQIGTEYGTSVSSAGDVNGDGYDEVLIGAPMFSGGEAWQGAAFSFSGSSSGLSDLLNWSFASGIENSVFGYDVSAAGDINGDGYGDVIVGAHGYKNGESMEGAVYLFYGSPTGLSNSSYSLIESDVENALLGITVSCAGDVNGDGFDDIVAGASGITLEDDTQGAIFVWYGSPTGLEK from the coding sequence GTGAAAGGAATAAGATTAATATCGTATGGAACGTTTAAAAAATTGATTGTTCTGTTGACATTGACTTTTTTTGCAAAAGATTTCGTTCTATTTTCTTCTTTTGATTCCGATTGGACTTTTTCCACCAAACACATTTATGCGAATTTAGGTCTTTCCGTGACTTCCGTGTCTTCTGCCGGCGACGTTAACGGAGACGGATACGACGACATTATCGCGGGGGTCCCGTACTTCATGGATGAGGAACCTTTCGAAGGAGCCGCTCTAGTTTTTTACGGATCTGAAAACGGCTTATCATCTTCTCCGGACTGGTTGGCGGAATCCGACCTGGTGGAAGCTAAATTCGGATGGGCTGTGTCCGGAGCCGGCGATGTCAACGGCGACGGTTATTCGGACGTCATTATCGGATCACCGGGATACGGCGACGAACAAAATGACAAGGGAAGGGTTTTTATATATTACGGATCGCCTGAAGGACTCTCTGAAACTCCTGATTGGACATCCGAAATAAATCAACTCGAAGCATTTTTCGGATCTTCGGTTTCATCAGCAGGCGACATCAATAAAGACGGATATTCTGACATCGTAGCAGGTTCTTACAATTTCTCCAACTATCAGGAATATGAGGGCGGGATTTTCGTCTATTACGGATCTTCTTCCGGCCCCTCCAAAAATTATGACTGGTCCTATGAATCCGATCAGGAATGGTCAAACCTCGGATGGTCTGTTTCCAGTGCCGGGGACGTAAACGGCGACGGTTTTTCCGACATTATTGCTGGAGCGCCTTATTTCGACTTCGCGGATGAGGAATTCGGCTCCGCGCTGGTTTTTTACGGCACCGGATCAGGGCTCCCCTCGGAGCCCGACTGGACAGCCATGCCCGTTCAGATAGGAACTGAATACGGAACCTCGGTCTCCTCTGCCGGCGACGTCAACGGCGACGGATACGACGAAGTTTTGATCGGGGCGCCGATGTTCAGCGGCGGCGAGGCCTGGCAGGGCGCAGCGTTTTCGTTCAGCGGATCTTCCTCCGGTCTTTCGGACCTGTTGAACTGGTCCTTTGCGTCAGGAATTGAAAATTCCGTTTTCGGATACGATGTTTCGGCCGCCGGAGACATAAACGGCGACGGTTACGGCGACGTCATTGTCGGAGCCCACGGTTATAAAAACGGCGAGAGTATGGAAGGAGCAGTTTATCTTTTCTACGGTTCGCCCACAGGCCTTTCAAATTCTTCTTATTCGTTAATTGAATCCGATGTCGAAAATGCGCTGTTAGGCATTACAGTTTCCTGTGCCGGCGATGTAAACGGCGATGGTTTTGACGACATTGTTGCAGGAGCATCCGGAATTACGCTCGAAGACGACACGCAGGGAGCAATTTTCGTATGGTACGGATCTCCTACAGGTCTTGAAAAATAA
- the hemW gene encoding radical SAM family heme chaperone HemW codes for MKKNDTERNGQEPIHTHSHHQTQSLLATDYYVHVPLCVKKCLYCNFTSFHSTDNRISQYLSGLKTELSEYKAHPRARTLHIGGGTPNILRGKNAVAFMSFLESSGLNDPSQEFAVELNPELVDNDYARFLTLEGVTRLSLGVQSLNDRKLRFLGRIHSASKALEAFEACRKSRAKSVSVDFIFGVPGEDEKSLRKDLEKVLSLSPDHVSAYALTIEKGCPLFEDTEKGKIRPLDEEKSLSLFRLVGKILSDSGYERYETSNFRKDFNARSVHNSHIWKGKNYLGFGPASVSRIGNRRWKNISDLVSYSKGKILAESEEVTEQQRRLEILMTGLRTKEGVRLGIFKNFSREKTGNLIEKNLISISKTRCRVTEEGAVLVDELTAILSSMI; via the coding sequence ATGAAAAAAAACGACACCGAAAGAAACGGCCAGGAGCCAATTCATACTCACTCCCATCATCAAACTCAATCTCTTCTTGCCACCGACTATTATGTTCACGTTCCGCTTTGCGTAAAAAAATGCCTGTACTGTAATTTTACATCATTCCACTCTACCGACAACAGAATTTCTCAATACCTTTCAGGATTAAAAACTGAATTGTCTGAATACAAGGCGCATCCCAGGGCCAGAACTCTGCACATCGGCGGAGGGACTCCCAACATATTGCGCGGAAAGAACGCAGTCGCTTTCATGTCCTTTCTCGAATCTTCCGGACTGAATGATCCGTCGCAGGAATTCGCCGTCGAACTCAATCCGGAACTTGTCGACAACGATTACGCGAGGTTTTTAACCCTTGAAGGCGTAACGAGACTCTCTCTCGGCGTACAAAGCCTGAACGACAGAAAATTACGTTTTCTCGGAAGGATTCACAGCGCCTCGAAAGCTCTTGAAGCCTTCGAGGCTTGCAGGAAGTCCCGCGCCAAATCAGTCTCTGTGGATTTTATATTCGGTGTTCCCGGCGAAGACGAAAAATCCCTGAGAAAGGACCTTGAAAAAGTGCTGTCTCTCTCGCCCGACCACGTCTCAGCTTACGCTCTGACAATTGAAAAAGGATGCCCTCTTTTTGAAGACACGGAAAAAGGCAAAATAAGACCTTTGGACGAAGAAAAATCTCTTTCTCTTTTCAGGCTCGTAGGAAAAATACTGTCAGACAGCGGATACGAGCGGTATGAAACAAGTAATTTCAGAAAAGATTTCAACGCGAGAAGCGTCCACAATTCTCACATCTGGAAAGGAAAGAACTATTTGGGTTTCGGACCCGCTTCTGTGTCGCGTATAGGAAACAGGAGGTGGAAAAACATATCCGACCTTGTTTCCTATTCTAAAGGAAAAATTCTCGCTGAAAGCGAAGAGGTCACCGAACAACAAAGAAGACTCGAAATACTGATGACGGGATTGAGGACAAAAGAAGGTGTCCGCCTCGGTATATTCAAAAATTTCAGCAGAGAAAAAACCGGAAATTTGATTGAGAAAAATTTAATATCAATATCAAAAACAAGGTGCCGTGTGACTGAAGAAGGCGCAGTCCTCGTAGACGAGTTAACCGCGATCCTTTCTTCGATGATCTGA
- a CDS encoding T9SS type A sorting domain-containing protein, producing the protein MKKVLIVLISSLCFTAAIHAQAVNGDTVRVDRNILVLKVWGSHQERGYAHGYLLAPRIKNVFENYVLSSIFYNNAGLYTGVRTFFEQNCYFNDRYLAETGAMIQGMEDAGVSVWSQVLGRDVDSVDILMTSAIDELVEALECSSLSSWGPMTAQDSVLQGSLVITRMMDWTSNSVLKENHLVIVHIPSENDEQPWLSVAYSGFVAALSAVNDSGVTAFKNMGNTPSHPNPTNLYPALLAARDAVERCDYNNDGTCDVNDVLSSFGSHNFYGSSIIHATSEAGEIIPALAIECDNEAGDTFRTYSHDPGLPLYNIVCTNHFRALHPPVYCYRYNNITDSIQADSSMTADRSWKVMSGAAGVSGNSQMMQWIGITRTLKVSAATSDSPAYMRMPILLNADSLFEFTGVEENRECACGAFLSVSNVIFSSTIVVSYSGNTEIELLISLYDISGRETLPVRRVIMNPGRSCEIPLTDFPAGMYFLRIEGVTADADRNLYLTKKIFSVL; encoded by the coding sequence ATGAAAAAAGTTTTGATAGTTCTGATTTCAAGCCTTTGTTTTACGGCCGCCATCCATGCGCAGGCCGTAAACGGAGACACAGTGAGAGTTGACCGAAACATACTGGTTCTAAAAGTGTGGGGTTCTCATCAGGAGAGAGGCTACGCTCACGGCTACCTTTTGGCCCCGAGAATAAAAAACGTCTTCGAGAATTATGTGCTCAGCAGTATATTCTACAACAATGCTGGCTTGTACACCGGAGTCAGAACCTTTTTTGAGCAAAACTGCTATTTCAACGACAGATACCTTGCTGAAACCGGAGCGATGATACAGGGAATGGAAGATGCAGGCGTCAGCGTATGGTCGCAGGTCCTTGGAAGAGACGTCGATTCGGTCGACATACTTATGACGAGCGCAATAGACGAACTGGTCGAAGCTTTGGAGTGTTCAAGTCTCTCGAGCTGGGGACCCATGACTGCCCAGGACTCGGTTTTACAGGGTTCTTTGGTGATAACGAGAATGATGGACTGGACGTCAAATTCCGTTCTGAAAGAAAACCATTTAGTAATAGTCCACATACCCTCTGAAAACGACGAACAGCCCTGGCTATCTGTCGCCTATTCAGGTTTCGTCGCCGCTCTTTCGGCTGTCAACGACAGCGGCGTCACGGCTTTCAAAAACATGGGGAACACGCCGAGTCATCCCAATCCGACGAACCTGTACCCGGCTCTCCTGGCCGCAAGAGACGCCGTCGAGAGATGTGATTACAATAACGACGGGACGTGCGACGTAAATGACGTATTGAGCTCATTTGGTTCGCATAATTTTTACGGTTCTTCGATAATACACGCAACATCGGAAGCGGGAGAGATAATCCCTGCGCTCGCAATCGAATGCGACAACGAGGCCGGAGACACCTTCAGAACGTATTCACACGATCCCGGCTTGCCTCTTTACAACATCGTTTGCACGAACCATTTCCGCGCCCTGCATCCGCCAGTGTACTGTTACAGGTACAATAATATAACAGATTCAATACAGGCGGACTCTTCAATGACCGCAGACAGAAGCTGGAAAGTCATGTCCGGAGCCGCCGGCGTTTCAGGCAACAGCCAGATGATGCAATGGATAGGAATAACAAGAACCTTGAAAGTCTCTGCGGCAACTTCGGATTCCCCGGCATACATGAGGATGCCGATCCTGCTCAACGCGGATTCTCTTTTTGAATTCACCGGCGTGGAGGAAAACCGGGAATGCGCTTGCGGAGCTTTCCTGTCAGTCAGCAACGTTATTTTTTCTTCGACAATCGTCGTTTCTTATTCCGGAAACACGGAGATCGAGTTATTGATTTCCCTCTATGACATATCGGGAAGGGAAACCCTCCCCGTAAGACGAGTGATCATGAATCCGGGACGTTCGTGCGAAATTCCCCTGACAGATTTTCCTGCCGGGATGTATTTCCTCAGGATAGAAGGAGTGACGGCCGATGCAGACAGAAATCTGTATCTGACAAAAAAAATCTTTTCAGTTCTTTAG
- a CDS encoding formylglycine-generating enzyme family protein: protein MNEKDVKCPNCGYKLLKDVPPPPDDFPPPPPAKKEPEKIPPVTVEKTPEKQIPPPSKTDYPEYDEEEKKSKLPKILLSIFFILVILAILAIVFSNKFFKKPPQIITEEIFRSLPEGYSFIPEGICRIGSTRPIFDDEKPTFRVKIDSFLMKTTPVTNAEFYSFVRETGYITDAEKDTTIGFYTDTTGYQHDGGNWQRPRGPEGPDAPTDIPDHPVTQVTWFDAARYCNWLSSKEGLDIQYDTVTWQCRYTNGYRLPTEYEFEYAAQGGTIAAYPWGDESPGIEKSEAKANHAGYSTIGEYIQDMEKGDFASVFSHMARDGFMHTSPVKNFAPNNFGLFDMAGNIWQWCSNFYSDYPPAGSNYNPRGPESGEYRSMRGGSFGHDFRYLRCSSRGKNIPMMAIELIGFRTVRSF from the coding sequence GTGAATGAGAAAGACGTAAAATGCCCCAATTGCGGATACAAGCTTTTAAAAGACGTCCCCCCTCCACCCGACGACTTTCCTCCCCCTCCTCCGGCAAAAAAGGAACCTGAAAAAATTCCGCCCGTCACCGTCGAAAAAACTCCGGAAAAACAAATTCCGCCCCCTTCTAAGACCGATTACCCGGAGTATGATGAGGAAGAGAAAAAATCCAAACTGCCGAAAATACTTTTGTCAATATTTTTTATTTTAGTCATTCTCGCAATTCTCGCGATAGTTTTTTCCAACAAATTTTTTAAAAAACCACCTCAGATCATAACCGAAGAAATTTTCAGGTCATTGCCCGAAGGTTACTCTTTTATACCCGAGGGTATTTGCAGAATTGGTTCGACAAGGCCTATATTCGACGACGAGAAACCGACATTCAGAGTCAAGATAGACAGTTTTCTTATGAAGACCACGCCCGTGACGAACGCCGAGTTTTACTCATTCGTCAGGGAGACAGGTTACATAACAGATGCCGAAAAAGACACAACAATAGGTTTTTATACAGACACGACCGGTTACCAGCACGACGGAGGAAACTGGCAAAGGCCGAGAGGGCCGGAAGGTCCAGACGCTCCGACTGATATTCCTGATCACCCGGTCACTCAGGTCACATGGTTTGACGCCGCGCGATACTGCAACTGGCTTTCTTCAAAAGAAGGTCTTGACATTCAGTATGACACCGTCACATGGCAGTGCCGGTACACGAACGGCTACAGGCTTCCGACGGAATACGAATTCGAGTATGCGGCACAGGGAGGAACAATAGCCGCTTACCCGTGGGGAGACGAATCACCCGGAATAGAAAAAAGCGAGGCAAAAGCCAACCACGCGGGTTATTCGACGATCGGAGAATACATACAGGACATGGAAAAAGGCGACTTCGCGTCTGTTTTCAGCCACATGGCAAGGGACGGATTCATGCACACCTCTCCGGTAAAAAACTTCGCTCCAAACAATTTCGGACTGTTTGACATGGCCGGCAATATTTGGCAGTGGTGCTCGAATTTCTATTCAGACTACCCTCCTGCGGGAAGCAATTACAATCCGAGAGGACCTGAATCGGGTGAATACAGATCGATGAGAGGAGGCTCCTTCGGACACGACTTCAGGTATCTACGATGCTCGTCAAGGGGCAAGAATATTCCGATGATGGCAATAGAACTCATAGGATTCAGAACGGTACGATCCTTCTGA
- a CDS encoding flavin reductase — MDPKCFYKLSYGVYIACSKKGSKFNGQIVNTCFQVTSDPPQIALSINKNNLTHEYIQESRVVALSILSENAPMKFIGNFGFKSGREIDKFQGINYKIGKLGAPIVLDYTTGYFELEIISQTDVGSHTLFIGKVVEAQVCNEDEPMTYSFYHNVKKGLSPKNAPTYVKKTEETKPEEEKMKKYVCDVCGYIYDPEVGDPDSNIPAGTAFEDIPESWVCPICGAGKDSFSPQS, encoded by the coding sequence TTGGACCCCAAATGTTTTTACAAGTTGAGTTACGGAGTTTATATAGCCTGTTCCAAAAAAGGCTCCAAATTCAACGGTCAAATTGTCAACACATGTTTTCAAGTGACTTCCGATCCTCCTCAAATAGCTCTGAGCATCAACAAAAACAATCTCACCCACGAGTACATTCAGGAAAGCCGCGTAGTGGCGTTATCTATATTATCCGAGAACGCGCCCATGAAATTTATTGGAAATTTTGGTTTTAAAAGCGGAAGGGAAATAGATAAATTCCAGGGTATAAATTACAAAATAGGCAAACTTGGAGCCCCTATTGTTCTTGACTACACGACAGGATATTTTGAACTCGAAATAATAAGCCAGACCGACGTTGGAAGCCACACTCTTTTCATAGGCAAAGTTGTCGAAGCCCAGGTATGCAATGAAGATGAGCCCATGACCTATAGTTTTTACCACAACGTAAAAAAAGGGCTGTCTCCTAAAAATGCTCCAACGTATGTTAAGAAAACTGAAGAAACAAAACCGGAGGAGGAAAAGATGAAAAAGTATGTCTGCGATGTTTGCGGATATATCTACGACCCCGAGGTCGGAGATCCCGATTCAAACATTCCGGCGGGAACGGCTTTTGAAGATATCCCCGAAAGCTGGGTTTGTCCGATATGCGGCGCGGGAAAAGACTCCTTTTCCCCGCAGTCTTAA
- a CDS encoding desulfoferrodoxin, which produces MTKKLQIYKCDICGNIIEVLHPGAEALVCCGQPMKLKDELTKEGAGEKHLPVIEKTGDKIKVKVGSVTHPMEDAHYIEWIEVQCGEKVCKKFLKPGENPEAEFENCKGEEIIAREYCNVHGLWSVK; this is translated from the coding sequence ATGACTAAAAAGCTTCAGATCTACAAATGCGATATATGCGGCAACATAATCGAAGTTCTGCATCCGGGGGCAGAAGCGCTCGTCTGCTGCGGACAACCGATGAAACTTAAAGATGAACTGACAAAAGAAGGCGCCGGTGAAAAACACCTGCCAGTAATAGAAAAAACGGGCGACAAAATCAAAGTCAAAGTTGGATCCGTCACTCACCCTATGGAAGACGCCCATTACATAGAATGGATAGAAGTCCAGTGCGGCGAAAAGGTGTGCAAAAAATTTCTCAAACCCGGTGAGAACCCCGAAGCTGAGTTCGAAAACTGTAAGGGCGAGGAAATTATCGCGAGAGAGTACTGCAACGTCCACGGACTGTGGTCGGTCAAGTAA
- a CDS encoding ferritin, whose translation MDQKMIKELNDQVNAELYSAYLYLSMSAYFEDRNLKGFAKWMRIQAKEELGHAMKIYDHILERGERAELSKIDAPDKEWASPLEVFKKTLEHEKHVTSLIHGLVKTARDLNDYATEIFLQWFVTEQIEEEASAGEILNKLDMIKESKNGMFMLDRELGTRE comes from the coding sequence ATGGATCAAAAAATGATAAAAGAGCTAAACGATCAGGTAAACGCCGAGCTTTATTCGGCTTATCTTTATCTTTCTATGTCGGCTTATTTCGAAGACAGGAATTTGAAAGGTTTCGCCAAATGGATGAGAATTCAGGCGAAAGAAGAACTCGGCCACGCGATGAAAATATACGATCACATACTCGAAAGAGGCGAAAGAGCTGAACTTTCGAAAATCGACGCTCCTGACAAGGAATGGGCTTCTCCTCTTGAAGTTTTTAAAAAAACTCTCGAACACGAAAAACACGTAACTTCACTCATTCACGGACTTGTCAAAACAGCGAGAGACTTAAACGACTACGCGACGGAGATATTCCTTCAATGGTTCGTAACCGAGCAAATTGAAGAAGAAGCGAGTGCCGGAGAGATTCTCAACAAACTCGACATGATTAAAGAGAGTAAAAACGGAATGTTCATGCTCGACAGGGAGCTCGGAACGAGAGAATGA
- a CDS encoding ABC transporter ATP-binding protein yields MIKRDKEKKSVLRIRNLALSLNGKKIINDLDAEIWQGHVHAVVGPNGAGKSTLAGILMGLSGYRDYEGEIIFRGKSLKELGIYERAELGMTLAWQEPARYEGLKVKDFVGAASEKISGIKSAKALKEVGLDPDEYLTRNVDKTLSGGERKKIELASIYLMKPKLAILDEPDSGIDVESLGRIFDVVRKLKEKGTTVIMITHSLEVLKHSDHAFLMCDGRIVDKGAVSKISKYFENKCIPCSHKNMPDRGVK; encoded by the coding sequence ATGATAAAAAGAGATAAGGAGAAGAAAAGCGTTCTCAGGATAAGGAATCTCGCGCTTTCTCTAAACGGGAAAAAAATAATTAACGACCTCGATGCCGAGATATGGCAGGGTCACGTTCACGCCGTAGTCGGACCTAACGGCGCTGGTAAATCCACGTTAGCCGGAATCCTGATGGGACTCTCCGGCTATCGGGATTACGAAGGCGAAATAATTTTTCGGGGAAAATCGTTAAAAGAACTCGGGATTTACGAAAGAGCTGAACTCGGTATGACACTCGCCTGGCAGGAACCCGCGAGATACGAAGGACTGAAAGTGAAAGATTTCGTCGGAGCCGCGTCGGAAAAGATTTCCGGAATAAAATCGGCCAAAGCCCTAAAAGAGGTAGGATTGGATCCCGATGAATACCTTACAAGAAATGTGGACAAAACTTTGAGCGGAGGCGAGAGAAAGAAAATCGAACTCGCATCAATATACCTGATGAAGCCCAAACTGGCGATATTGGATGAACCTGACTCAGGGATAGACGTGGAATCGTTAGGTAGAATATTCGACGTAGTACGAAAACTCAAGGAAAAAGGAACCACGGTAATAATGATAACCCACAGCCTCGAAGTACTGAAACATTCCGATCACGCGTTTTTGATGTGTGACGGAAGGATTGTCGACAAAGGAGCCGTGTCTAAAATTTCGAAATACTTTGAGAATAAATGCATACCCTGTTCCCACAAAAACATGCCGGACAGAGGAGTCAAATGA